The following proteins are encoded in a genomic region of Deltaproteobacteria bacterium:
- a CDS encoding type II toxin-antitoxin system RelE/ParE family toxin has protein sequence MRKILFYKTASGQNPIEDFLDSLSSKQARKVTWILKLLEDLERVPSTYFKKMVNTQDLWEVRAVVGRNIFRLIGFFDGPNLVVLTHAFQKKTQKTPKQAIKIAEERKREYFRRKRNE, from the coding sequence ATGCGAAAAATACTGTTCTATAAGACAGCATCAGGTCAAAATCCCATTGAAGATTTTCTTGATAGCCTTTCTTCGAAGCAGGCGCGGAAAGTAACCTGGATTTTGAAGCTCTTAGAAGATCTTGAGCGAGTGCCATCAACTTATTTCAAGAAAATGGTAAATACTCAAGATCTCTGGGAAGTTAGGGCTGTCGTAGGGCGAAATATTTTTCGCCTGATCGGTTTTTTTGATGGTCCTAATTTGGTTGTTTTGACTCATGCCTTTCAAAAGAAGACTCAAAAGACACCTAAGCAAGCCATCAAAATTGCTGAAGAGAGGAAAAGGGAATATTTCAGGAGGAAAAGAAATGAGTGA
- a CDS encoding arginase family protein produces MQDFNGKKVVFFGCPLDSDERDESVREKLSCMAPGQAGDDPYPFVMDFIRNEVDPRLWEEIGSLDVPEWLRPVPPPTEKGKLTAENFIAFIDNNGCRTFAEMLAEHVVAEVYPHTPCMLAVDHSLTGGVLKQLMGQYRPEDTSLVILDSHTDALPAALVSGAIQYDMETNPQSVYDPSDPFLKNRPGSYNASSFIRHVLESGLITPSNLYIIGISDYPPKRSFRIKDARIKKYVGLYSGLKRQGVTLITKKDLISSPSKVRDILGRIKTPHLYVSIDMDVGAGNALDGVRFRNWQGLNEQQIYGMARLLRDILSKGTDLIGMDLTEFNPRRAGPGPFSDIDRTYRIAANLIRRLCFGLDEKH; encoded by the coding sequence TTGCAAGACTTCAACGGGAAAAAGGTGGTCTTTTTCGGATGCCCCCTGGACAGCGACGAGAGAGATGAATCTGTCCGGGAAAAGCTTTCCTGCATGGCCCCCGGGCAGGCAGGAGATGACCCCTACCCCTTTGTCATGGATTTCATCCGCAATGAGGTGGATCCGCGGCTCTGGGAGGAAATCGGGTCGTTGGACGTCCCCGAATGGCTCCGGCCCGTTCCCCCCCCAACGGAAAAGGGGAAACTGACGGCCGAAAATTTCATCGCCTTCATTGACAATAACGGATGCCGTACCTTTGCGGAGATGCTGGCGGAACATGTGGTGGCCGAGGTATATCCCCATACGCCATGCATGCTGGCCGTCGACCACTCCCTGACCGGGGGCGTTTTAAAACAACTGATGGGGCAATACCGGCCGGAAGACACCAGCCTGGTCATCCTGGACAGCCACACGGACGCGCTCCCTGCGGCCCTCGTGTCCGGCGCCATCCAGTACGACATGGAGACCAATCCCCAGTCGGTGTACGACCCGTCCGACCCCTTCCTGAAAAACCGCCCCGGGTCATACAATGCCTCGTCGTTTATCCGGCATGTATTGGAATCCGGTCTGATCACCCCGTCCAATCTCTACATTATCGGCATCAGCGATTACCCGCCCAAACGCTCCTTCCGAATCAAGGATGCGCGGATCAAAAAATATGTCGGGCTCTATTCAGGATTGAAACGGCAGGGGGTGACGCTCATTACCAAAAAGGACCTCATCAGCAGTCCTTCCAAGGTTCGCGATATCCTGGGACGGATTAAGACCCCCCATCTCTATGTCTCGATCGACATGGATGTCGGGGCCGGAAACGCCCTTGACGGGGTCCGTTTCAGAAATTGGCAGGGATTGAATGAACAGCAGATCTACGGCATGGCGAGGCTTCTTCGGGACATCCTTTCAAAGGGAACAGACCTCATCGGCATGGATCTGACCGAATTCAACCCGCGAAGGGCAGGTCCGGGCCCTTTCTCCGACATTGACCGCACCTACAGAATCGCCGCCAACCTGATCAGGAGATTGTGCTTTGGTCTGGATGAAAAGCACTAA
- a CDS encoding bifunctional aspartate transaminase/aspartate 4-decarboxylase: MGISEIEKGYEALSPFELKNKLIAMAKGNREKMMLNAGRGNPNWVATEPREAFFLLGAFAIEEGRRVLSRPGLAGAPDSKGMGERFQEFCRFHAEQRGAQFLADSYQYATEKIGLDGDAFMGEMVDGILGDHYPTPDRILENIEKIIRAYLDVTMCDNTPPEGTMDLFAVEGGTAAMTYIFNTLKENGLISPGDKIALGTPIFTPYLEIPILNDYELVVIEVKQDEENNWQYPDAELEKLTDPHIKAFFLVNPSNPASVSVDSASLNKIAELVNSRRKDLIILTDDVYGTFVNGFKSLVAIAPRNTILVYSYSKYFGATGWRVGVIGIYRDNVMDPMIAALPEQKRKALHQRYAPIITDPDSLKLIDRLVADSRAVALNHTAGLSTPQQVMMALFSFQELLDSDSHLYRKEAQDLVRERFETLYAGLGAPAPELPCYARYYTTIDIPKLARERHGEAFAKWLETSHEPIDFVWRLAQEKEIVLMDGGGFDAPEMSIRVSLANLFKDEYDKIGKGISELLEDYRKEWESDQ; encoded by the coding sequence ATGGGCATATCGGAAATCGAAAAAGGTTACGAGGCACTGAGTCCCTTTGAGCTCAAAAACAAGCTGATTGCCATGGCAAAGGGCAACCGGGAGAAGATGATGCTCAATGCCGGGCGGGGCAACCCCAACTGGGTGGCGACCGAGCCCCGTGAGGCCTTCTTCCTCCTGGGTGCTTTTGCCATCGAGGAAGGGCGCCGGGTCCTGAGCCGGCCCGGGCTGGCCGGGGCCCCTGACTCAAAGGGGATGGGGGAACGCTTCCAGGAGTTCTGCCGCTTCCACGCCGAGCAGCGGGGGGCCCAGTTTTTGGCGGACAGCTACCAATATGCCACAGAGAAGATCGGACTGGACGGAGACGCCTTTATGGGCGAGATGGTGGACGGCATCCTGGGCGACCATTATCCTACGCCGGACCGTATCCTCGAAAACATCGAAAAGATCATCCGGGCCTATCTCGACGTCACCATGTGCGACAACACGCCCCCTGAAGGGACCATGGACCTCTTTGCGGTTGAAGGGGGGACCGCGGCCATGACCTATATTTTCAACACGCTCAAAGAAAATGGTCTGATCAGCCCCGGGGATAAAATCGCGCTCGGCACCCCCATCTTCACCCCCTACCTGGAGATCCCCATCCTCAACGACTACGAACTGGTTGTCATCGAGGTCAAGCAGGACGAGGAGAACAACTGGCAATACCCGGACGCGGAGCTGGAAAAACTCACAGACCCCCATATCAAGGCCTTTTTTCTGGTCAATCCCTCCAATCCTGCATCGGTGAGCGTCGACAGCGCATCGTTAAACAAGATCGCAGAACTGGTCAACTCCAGGAGAAAGGACCTGATCATCCTCACGGACGATGTCTACGGCACCTTTGTCAACGGGTTCAAGTCGCTGGTCGCCATCGCCCCCAGGAACACCATTCTGGTCTACTCATACTCCAAGTATTTCGGCGCCACCGGATGGCGGGTGGGCGTGATCGGGATCTACCGGGACAATGTCATGGACCCGATGATCGCCGCGCTCCCCGAGCAGAAGCGCAAGGCCCTCCACCAGCGCTACGCGCCGATCATCACCGACCCGGACAGCCTGAAGCTGATCGACCGGCTGGTGGCCGACAGCCGGGCGGTGGCCCTCAACCATACCGCCGGTCTCTCCACCCCCCAGCAGGTTATGATGGCGCTCTTTTCCTTCCAGGAACTCCTCGATTCCGACAGCCATCTATACCGTAAGGAGGCCCAGGACCTGGTCCGGGAACGGTTCGAGACCCTTTACGCAGGGCTGGGCGCCCCGGCCCCGGAACTCCCCTGCTATGCGCGCTACTACACCACCATCGATATCCCCAAACTGGCCAGGGAACGCCACGGGGAAGCATTTGCCAAGTGGCTTGAGACCTCCCATGAGCCGATCGACTTTGTCTGGAGACTGGCTCAAGAGAAAGAGATCGTTCTCATGGACGGCGGCGGTTTCGACGCCCCGGAGATGTCCATCCGGGTCTCCCTGGCCAACCTTTTCAAGGACGAGTACGACAAGATCGGAAAGGGGATCAGCGAACTCCTGGAAGATTACCGGAAGGAATGGGAATCTGATCAATAG
- a CDS encoding porin — MRIQERRILVLGMAFILICVKGFWGVALAGDDDAVNRLERIIEAQQQQIEAQAKALAALQARMDQLTRESSATREILNKGKEVVEATREEAEGAKREADMALRKVEAIDPGREEDRMLDQKFMHFEVPKTETVVTVSGFAKGSVIHDFDGIASPTEFITSAIVVDGKPSDVPGSRTTFTANDSRFVIGSATPTGIGRLSTFISADFFGNTDSTSPKLRLRQAFGQLDDFFLGGSLRVGQSWSTWDDVPGLPETLDFQGPNGSQQTRKPLVRWARDFDNRLAFWAAIENPDSSIENGNSGTRWPDGVLALNYLGAWGHLKPAILFRDVCGEASGSGMRSEFGWGASLSSRINLPILGKKDNLKFQLVYGRGIGSYMNEDGVNDGVLEGAELKLLPVFSGFGAVQHWWMEGLRSNAVFGWVDVGNQDAESGSALSRSLYLAGNLIWSPVKQMDIGGEFLWGQRKNRGGARGAATRIQFSAKYKF, encoded by the coding sequence ATGAGGATTCAAGAACGACGGATATTGGTTTTGGGTATGGCGTTTATCCTCATATGTGTGAAGGGCTTCTGGGGCGTGGCCCTGGCCGGGGATGATGACGCAGTGAACAGACTGGAGCGCATTATCGAGGCGCAACAGCAACAGATCGAGGCACAGGCCAAGGCCTTGGCTGCCCTGCAGGCCCGCATGGATCAATTGACCAGAGAGAGTTCGGCCACCCGGGAGATCCTGAATAAGGGAAAAGAAGTGGTGGAGGCAACCAGAGAGGAGGCCGAGGGTGCGAAACGGGAAGCGGACATGGCCCTTCGCAAAGTGGAGGCCATCGACCCGGGCCGTGAAGAGGATCGGATGCTGGATCAGAAATTCATGCACTTCGAGGTCCCGAAAACCGAGACGGTGGTGACGGTTTCGGGTTTTGCCAAGGGCTCTGTCATCCACGACTTCGATGGCATCGCGAGCCCGACCGAATTTATCACCTCAGCCATCGTTGTGGACGGCAAACCGTCAGACGTGCCCGGCAGCCGGACAACCTTCACAGCCAATGACTCCCGCTTTGTAATAGGGTCCGCCACGCCCACGGGGATCGGGAGGTTGTCCACCTTTATCTCCGCGGACTTTTTCGGCAACACGGATTCAACGTCGCCCAAACTGAGACTGCGCCAGGCCTTCGGCCAGTTGGATGACTTTTTCCTCGGGGGGTCGCTACGTGTCGGGCAGTCCTGGTCCACATGGGACGATGTCCCGGGTTTACCCGAGACCCTCGACTTCCAGGGTCCTAACGGATCTCAGCAGACCCGGAAGCCTTTGGTGCGATGGGCACGCGACTTCGACAACCGGCTCGCTTTCTGGGCGGCGATCGAAAATCCTGACAGCAGCATCGAAAATGGAAACAGCGGGACCCGGTGGCCGGACGGCGTTCTCGCCCTCAATTACCTTGGTGCCTGGGGCCACCTCAAACCGGCGATCCTCTTCCGTGATGTCTGCGGGGAGGCATCCGGCAGCGGGATGAGGAGTGAATTCGGCTGGGGAGCATCTCTGTCGAGCAGGATCAACCTTCCGATTTTAGGAAAAAAGGATAACCTCAAATTTCAACTGGTCTACGGCAGGGGAATCGGGAGCTATATGAATGAGGATGGTGTCAATGACGGCGTCCTTGAAGGCGCTGAACTGAAGCTGCTCCCGGTGTTCTCCGGGTTTGGCGCCGTCCAGCACTGGTGGATGGAGGGTCTTCGCTCCAATGCGGTATTCGGGTGGGTGGACGTGGGCAACCAGGACGCTGAGTCCGGCAGCGCGCTGAGCCGGTCACTCTACCTGGCGGGAAACCTGATCTGGAGTCCGGTCAAGCAGATGGACATTGGCGGTGAATTCCTTTGGGGTCAGCGGAAGAACAGGGGCGGCGCGAGAGGCGCCGCCACACGGATACAGTTCAGCGCCAAATACAAATTCTAA
- a CDS encoding helix-turn-helix transcriptional regulator → MSDLNKYIEKRRSMDAKFAENFESGYEQFKIGVILKQAREEAGFTQEQLAVKLNTKKSAISRIENHAEDIKLSTLEKFVNALGKELRLEVG, encoded by the coding sequence ATGAGTGATCTTAATAAATATATAGAAAAAAGAAGGTCTATGGATGCAAAGTTCGCAGAGAACTTTGAATCAGGATACGAGCAATTCAAGATCGGCGTAATATTGAAACAGGCGCGTGAAGAGGCGGGTTTTACACAAGAACAACTCGCTGTAAAATTGAATACTAAAAAATCCGCTATCTCAAGAATTGAAAATCATGCAGAAGATATAAAACTCTCTACTTTGGAAAAATTCGTCAATGCTCTTGGAAAAGAATTACGTCTTGAAGTTGGATAA
- a CDS encoding serine hydrolase, whose protein sequence is MKKIWGLVLAIVLIGAAAGLAQEERAVPDARQIQEMLGDFEAYARREMTAWHIPGMAVAIVQNDAVIFAKGFGVKEEGRSDPVTSQTVFQIGSTTKAFTAALVAMLVDEGKAEWKDRVIDHVPDFRMYDPWVTREFMIEDLLAQHSGLPAYSGDAQAFFGFDRKHIKGSLAFIKPVSSFRSEFAYVNHLFLVAAEVVENATGRSWEESIRERIFLPLKMSHSSYDRHGLMEGEDVATGHNTQGGRVTPVPKDLNWPYMYGPAGGINSNVMDMTQWLRLHLNDGMVDGVRLVSEKNMNFMHSPKTVARYDAKKERGAYYCQSWIFVDDRPYPYVWHNGGTTGYHSMVAFWPGPRIGMVVLTNEASNQLAEALPQYFADLYFGNPKKDHSREALDAFNQARAGAVAEAPGRPAAVSPALALHRYAGVYRNAVYEDATVTAENGSLTVLLGPARFALSLAHWDRDVFVYSVPLFGDDSDGFVRFAQAADGSITQMTIDLLEDDGCGVFERNDAS, encoded by the coding sequence ATGAAGAAGATTTGGGGCCTTGTCCTGGCAATTGTCTTAATAGGGGCCGCGGCGGGTCTTGCACAAGAGGAACGAGCAGTCCCGGATGCCCGGCAAATACAGGAGATGCTGGGTGATTTTGAGGCCTACGCCCGCAGGGAAATGACGGCGTGGCACATCCCGGGCATGGCCGTGGCCATCGTGCAGAACGATGCGGTCATCTTCGCAAAAGGGTTTGGGGTCAAGGAGGAGGGCCGCAGTGATCCGGTAACGTCTCAGACGGTCTTTCAGATCGGCTCCACCACCAAGGCCTTTACCGCGGCCCTGGTGGCCATGCTGGTGGATGAAGGGAAGGCGGAATGGAAGGATCGGGTCATCGATCATGTGCCGGATTTCAGGATGTACGATCCCTGGGTCACCCGGGAATTCATGATCGAGGACCTGCTGGCCCAGCACAGCGGTCTGCCGGCGTATTCGGGCGATGCCCAGGCCTTTTTCGGATTCGACCGAAAGCACATCAAGGGGTCGTTGGCGTTCATCAAGCCGGTGAGCAGTTTCCGTTCGGAATTTGCCTATGTGAATCACCTGTTTCTGGTGGCCGCGGAGGTGGTGGAGAACGCCACAGGGAGATCATGGGAAGAGAGCATCCGGGAGCGGATCTTCCTTCCCCTTAAGATGTCCCACAGCTCGTACGACAGGCATGGGCTCATGGAGGGAGAGGATGTGGCCACGGGCCATAACACGCAAGGGGGGAGGGTGACCCCAGTCCCCAAAGACCTCAACTGGCCGTATATGTATGGCCCTGCCGGCGGCATCAATTCCAATGTCATGGATATGACCCAGTGGCTGCGTCTCCACTTAAATGACGGGATGGTGGACGGGGTGCGCCTGGTGAGCGAGAAGAACATGAACTTTATGCACTCGCCCAAGACCGTCGCCCGGTACGATGCCAAGAAGGAGCGGGGCGCCTATTACTGCCAGTCGTGGATCTTTGTGGATGACAGGCCGTACCCCTATGTCTGGCACAACGGCGGGACCACCGGATACCATTCCATGGTGGCCTTCTGGCCCGGACCCAGGATCGGCATGGTCGTCCTGACCAATGAGGCCTCCAACCAGCTTGCCGAGGCCCTGCCCCAGTACTTTGCCGATCTCTATTTCGGAAACCCCAAGAAGGATCACAGCCGGGAAGCCCTGGATGCCTTCAACCAGGCCAGGGCCGGGGCCGTTGCGGAGGCGCCCGGGCGGCCGGCCGCGGTGAGCCCGGCCCTGGCCCTTCATCGCTATGCCGGGGTCTACAGAAATGCGGTATATGAGGATGCGACGGTGACCGCCGAAAACGGGTCGCTGACGGTCCTGCTGGGACCGGCGCGTTTCGCGTTGTCGCTTGCCCATTGGGACAGGGATGTCTTTGTGTATTCGGTTCCCCTGTTTGGAGACGATTCCGATGGGTTTGTCCGGTTTGCGCAGGCGGCAGATGGTTCCATAACCCAGATGACCATCGATCTGCTGGAAGACGATGGCTGCGGCGTGTTTGAGCGGAATGACGCTTCGTGA
- a CDS encoding phosphatidylserine decarboxylase, producing the protein MKTIKFAIKGLVCLLGVFLIASCDGSDGQNKDSNHSPIVQDLVSVFDSDPGLREQVIDVLNQQEQGSFWYGKTIQNMYDFFDEWLVFEPTPADARTYMDAFYEFTDSTAGRAAVLEAPFRNWVYEFMMARGQFMDSKASARVIPYWTSNPEVNIEDYVIPATGFQSFNDFFTRNLKEGVRPIAAPGENAILISPADSTVIKIADSLTGESRIEAKGDSLHVDELLGGDELAEAFIGGKAILCMLGTTDYHRFHSPVTGDIISEAQLAGLYYGMTGGWVDYFFEHRRGYFIFDTDDFGLVGMVSVGMFTISSIEFIRQAGDVVEKGDELGHFAYGGSAIILLFEPDRVEFSIPLDKGSVYVHMGEMIGASIVEP; encoded by the coding sequence TTGAAAACCATTAAGTTTGCGATAAAGGGTTTGGTGTGTTTATTGGGAGTCTTTTTAATAGCGTCATGCGATGGGTCAGACGGTCAAAACAAAGATTCCAACCACTCGCCAATTGTCCAGGACCTGGTGAGTGTTTTCGACTCAGATCCTGGCCTCCGTGAGCAGGTCATTGACGTGTTGAATCAACAAGAACAAGGCTCCTTCTGGTACGGGAAGACCATACAGAATATGTACGATTTTTTTGATGAATGGCTTGTTTTTGAACCGACACCGGCAGATGCCAGAACGTATATGGATGCCTTCTATGAATTTACAGATTCGACGGCTGGCCGGGCTGCTGTTCTGGAAGCGCCTTTCAGGAATTGGGTGTATGAGTTTATGATGGCAAGAGGGCAATTCATGGACAGTAAAGCCTCCGCCCGTGTGATCCCCTATTGGACAAGCAACCCTGAAGTGAACATTGAGGATTACGTCATCCCGGCAACTGGGTTCCAAAGCTTCAATGATTTTTTCACGCGCAACCTCAAGGAGGGCGTGAGACCCATTGCTGCGCCGGGAGAGAATGCCATTCTCATATCTCCAGCCGATTCGACTGTCATAAAGATAGCCGATTCGTTGACAGGGGAAAGCAGGATTGAGGCAAAAGGCGATAGCCTGCATGTCGATGAACTGCTCGGAGGAGATGAGCTGGCTGAAGCCTTTATTGGCGGCAAGGCGATTTTGTGTATGCTGGGAACTACCGATTACCACCGCTTCCACTCTCCGGTGACAGGCGATATCATCTCTGAAGCCCAGCTTGCGGGGCTGTATTATGGAATGACCGGCGGCTGGGTTGATTATTTCTTTGAACATCGCCGTGGCTACTTTATATTTGACACGGATGACTTTGGCTTGGTGGGGATGGTCAGCGTGGGGATGTTTACGATCAGTTCGATTGAATTCATCCGACAGGCAGGTGATGTTGTTGAGAAAGGAGATGAATTGGGCCATTTTGCTTACGGTGGTTCCGCCATCATCCTTTTGTTCGAGCCGGATCGTGTGGAGTTTTCCATCCCCCTTGATAAAGGATCGGTGTATGTTCATATGGGGGAAATGATCGGCGCTTCAATAGTTGAGCCATGA
- the aspT gene encoding aspartate-alanine antiporter — MQTLIHDVFQLCRENPSILLFASLAAGYALGKVKFGTFSLGSTTSVLIVAIVLGALILRNTHLDLGLIKTISFGLFIFAIGYKVGPDFIGGLKRGGVKYVTISVFFCVAALIAAIVLARLFGLNSGYSGGLLAGALTQSSVIGTASGAIQKLTAGRVSEVLDLKSDIAVAYAVTYVFGTAGLIILLKVLSGLWRINLPEAAKRAEAELGSLDQTESVEAFHWSNLVVPRAYRVDKKEAIGKTVQEVEALFPKRIAVDRIKKGDQVIDEFNRDLRLDKGDIVVLTGFRSRVFNAWEIIGPEVDDKVVQEMVGEILGICVTNKALDGKSISEIFTGLGHGCFIRSVTRQGHELPLAPKLKVHRGDILTVIGARKDVETLAAAVGFPERRTQITDLVTVGMGIIVGTLVGLLAINVGGVPITLGVGGGVLVSGIFFGWLRSVRPTWGQIPTPAQWIFTDLGLNLFIACVGISAGPEALAALKQAGITIFIAGVCLTCIPHVLTWIFGLYVLKLNPVLLLGAMTGAGTCTAALNSVKEDSKSAVAVIGYTVPYAIGNVLLTVWGALIVSMV; from the coding sequence ATGCAGACCCTGATTCATGATGTGTTCCAGCTCTGCCGTGAAAATCCGTCGATCCTTCTCTTTGCATCCCTCGCGGCCGGCTATGCCCTCGGGAAGGTCAAATTCGGGACCTTTTCGCTCGGTTCCACCACCAGCGTCCTGATCGTGGCGATTGTTTTGGGGGCCTTGATCCTTCGCAATACCCATCTTGATCTGGGCCTGATCAAGACCATCTCCTTCGGGCTTTTTATCTTTGCCATCGGTTACAAAGTCGGCCCCGATTTCATCGGGGGGCTGAAGCGCGGGGGAGTGAAATATGTGACCATTTCCGTTTTCTTCTGCGTCGCGGCCCTGATCGCGGCAATCGTCCTGGCCAGGCTCTTCGGCCTCAACAGCGGCTACAGCGGGGGGCTTTTGGCCGGGGCACTGACCCAGTCTTCGGTCATCGGGACCGCCAGCGGGGCCATCCAGAAGCTGACTGCCGGGAGGGTCAGCGAGGTCCTGGATCTCAAGTCCGATATCGCGGTTGCCTATGCCGTCACCTATGTCTTCGGGACCGCGGGCCTGATCATCCTCCTGAAAGTCCTTTCCGGCCTCTGGCGCATCAACCTCCCCGAAGCGGCAAAGAGGGCGGAGGCCGAACTCGGTTCCCTGGATCAGACCGAATCGGTGGAGGCCTTTCACTGGTCAAACCTGGTGGTTCCCAGGGCCTACCGGGTTGACAAAAAGGAGGCCATCGGAAAAACGGTCCAGGAGGTCGAAGCCCTGTTCCCGAAAAGGATAGCGGTTGACCGGATCAAGAAAGGGGACCAGGTTATCGATGAGTTTAACCGGGACCTCAGGTTGGATAAAGGAGATATTGTCGTTCTCACCGGGTTCCGGTCACGGGTCTTCAACGCCTGGGAGATCATCGGCCCGGAGGTCGACGACAAGGTGGTTCAGGAAATGGTCGGAGAGATCCTCGGCATCTGCGTGACCAATAAGGCCCTGGACGGAAAATCCATCAGCGAGATCTTCACGGGTCTGGGGCACGGCTGCTTTATCCGCAGCGTGACCCGTCAGGGCCATGAACTTCCCCTCGCCCCGAAGCTCAAGGTGCACAGGGGGGATATCCTCACCGTGATCGGCGCGCGCAAGGATGTGGAGACCCTGGCGGCGGCTGTCGGCTTTCCTGAACGCCGGACCCAGATTACCGATCTGGTCACGGTGGGAATGGGCATCATCGTCGGGACCCTGGTCGGCCTGCTGGCCATCAATGTCGGGGGCGTCCCCATCACCCTCGGCGTCGGCGGGGGCGTTTTGGTTTCAGGGATCTTCTTCGGGTGGCTCCGGTCGGTCAGACCCACCTGGGGGCAGATCCCCACCCCGGCCCAGTGGATCTTTACCGACCTCGGGCTGAATCTTTTTATTGCCTGCGTCGGAATCTCGGCCGGTCCCGAGGCCCTTGCGGCCCTTAAACAGGCGGGCATTACCATCTTTATCGCCGGGGTGTGTTTGACCTGCATTCCCCATGTCCTGACCTGGATCTTTGGACTCTACGTGCTCAAGCTCAACCCCGTCCTTCTCTTGGGGGCGATGACCGGGGCCGGTACCTGTACCGCAGCCCTGAATTCGGTTAAAGAGGATTCCAAAAGCGCGGTTGCGGTCATCGGATATACGGTTCCCTATGCCATTGGGAACGTCCTGCTTACCGTCTGGGGGGCCCTGATCGTGAGCATGGTATAA
- a CDS encoding amidohydrolase yields MDLKQIVSEEKARIIDVRRDLHRIPEIGFQVEKTSAYVARCLKAEGLSVQTGIARSGVVGLMETGSPGPCLMIRADMDALPVREETGLPFTSTHENAMHACGHDGHMAMALGAARILNRFKHTLKGRVKFLFQPAEEGPGGAKPMIDAGVMEDPRVDYAVGCHLWPNLPQGTIGVRAGPLMAAMDRFEIIIKGKGGHGAMPHQCVDALDTGVQVINALHRIVSRQMDPLMPTVVTVGSFHAGTAFNVIPASAEIWGTTRTFDRKIWKSWQGRIETIVRGVCRSMGADYELTYGPGIPPLINDPSMARVVRECAGNVVGPQQVVEPEPTMGGEDMAFYLEQSKGCFFFMGTGYEGCAPLHSPRFDFNEDVLPLGVEMFCWIALRLLS; encoded by the coding sequence ATGGATTTAAAACAGATTGTAAGCGAAGAAAAAGCCCGTATCATCGATGTGCGCCGGGACCTGCACCGCATCCCTGAAATCGGCTTTCAAGTGGAAAAGACGTCGGCCTATGTGGCCCGGTGCCTGAAGGCGGAAGGGCTTTCGGTGCAAACAGGGATTGCCCGGTCAGGCGTGGTGGGCCTCATGGAGACCGGGTCCCCCGGCCCCTGTCTCATGATCCGCGCGGACATGGACGCTCTCCCTGTCAGGGAAGAGACAGGACTTCCGTTTACCTCGACCCATGAAAACGCCATGCACGCGTGCGGGCACGACGGTCACATGGCCATGGCCTTGGGCGCGGCAAGAATCCTCAACAGGTTCAAGCATACGCTCAAAGGGCGCGTCAAATTCCTGTTTCAGCCGGCTGAGGAAGGTCCCGGGGGGGCTAAGCCCATGATCGATGCGGGTGTGATGGAAGATCCCAGGGTCGACTATGCTGTGGGCTGCCACCTGTGGCCCAACCTGCCCCAGGGGACCATCGGCGTCAGGGCCGGTCCCCTCATGGCGGCCATGGACCGTTTTGAGATCATTATCAAGGGGAAGGGGGGCCATGGGGCCATGCCCCATCAATGCGTGGATGCCCTGGATACGGGCGTTCAGGTGATCAATGCCCTCCACCGGATCGTGAGCCGGCAGATGGATCCTTTGATGCCGACCGTGGTCACGGTGGGGAGTTTTCATGCAGGTACGGCCTTTAACGTGATCCCCGCCAGTGCCGAGATATGGGGCACCACCCGGACCTTTGACCGGAAGATATGGAAATCATGGCAGGGCCGCATTGAAACCATTGTCAGGGGGGTGTGCCGGTCCATGGGCGCGGATTATGAATTGACCTATGGCCCGGGGATCCCGCCCCTTATCAATGACCCATCCATGGCCCGGGTGGTTCGGGAATGTGCCGGGAATGTGGTGGGGCCGCAACAGGTGGTGGAACCGGAACCGACCATGGGCGGCGAGGACATGGCCTTTTACCTGGAACAATCAAAGGGGTGTTTTTTCTTTATGGGTACGGGGTATGAGGGGTGCGCGCCTTTGCACAGTCCCCGGTTTGATTTTAACGAAGATGTTTTGCCCTTGGGTGTGGAGATGTTTTGTTGGATCGCGCTGCGACTTCTGAGCTGA